A single genomic interval of Anopheles marshallii chromosome 2, idAnoMarsDA_429_01, whole genome shotgun sequence harbors:
- the LOC128718447 gene encoding integumentary mucin C.1-like — translation MIARLKITCLVLVCLANSSTCQTTVCTGNEVPGAAFPHEYDCTLYYICADGFQYQLSCFGGQHFSPISLRCESPETALCDPMFSSTVSTPSLTSPTLPTTPTPTFPTTSDTTPTMESSDTPTATFPTTTDTTPTMESSDTTSTDTTDGTAPPPTAPTAPPPTAPTAPPNTTTPDESTTTDSSSTEETDMPDETEEADETDAPTFNEMFDPEDFLIPL, via the coding sequence ATGATTGCTAGGCTGAAAATCACGTGTTtggtgcttgtttgtttggccAACAGCTCCACCTGCCAAACGACGGTGTGTACTGGAAACGAAGTACCCGGTGCCGCTTTTCCCCACGAGTATGACTGCACGCTGTACTACATCTGTGCGGATGGATTCCAGTATCAGCTGTCCTGTTTCGGCGGGCAGCACTTTTCCCCGATATCGTTGCGCTGCGAGTCACCCGAAACGGCTTTGTGTGATCCGATGTTTTCATCGACAGTTTCGACACCGAGTCTTACCAGTCCAACATTGCCAACCACACCGACTCCAACGTTTCCAACTACCTCGGACACCACGCCAACAATGGAATCCTCAGATACGCCAACTGCAACGTTTCCAACTACCACGGACACCACGCCAACAATGGAATCCTCAGATACTACCTCTACTGACACAACGGATGGgactgcaccaccaccaacggcacCAACTGCGCCACCACCAACGGCACCAACTGCGccaccaaacacaacaactCCAGATGAGTCCACCACAACGGATTCCAGCAGCACCGAGGAAACAGATATGCCGGATGAGACAGAAGAAGCAGACGAAACTGATGCGCCTACATTCAACGAGATGTTTGATCCTGAAGATTTCCTAATTCCTTTGTAA
- the LOC128718449 gene encoding peritrophin-1-like has translation MDKQKSFPGIAVTIVVTLLMVAGPEANVRAIRDPRCPRIDDPAKTVHLTHPTDCNRFLVCSSGRAYEMRCPEGLEYDTEQRSCDYDYLVRCSVDGRVQVQQANYGFEMPLEQLVLNRPTWNDLQEQRIEDPAPQYKPAVSVVDARCPRTDDPMKPIHLTRTGNCSKFMKCFGGRAYEMDCPAGLEFDAKNNRCDYPALARCSHL, from the coding sequence ATGGACAAGCAGAAATCTTTTCCAGGCATTGCTGTGACTATTGTGGTCACTCTGTTGATGGTGGCAGGGCCGGAAGCTAATGTGCGGGCAATCCGAGATCCTCGCTGTCCCCGGATCGACGATCCAGCTAAGACGGTACATCTGACGCACCCGACAGATTGCAACCGTTTTCTGGTGTGTTCGTCCGGTAGGGCGTACGAAATGCGCTGTCCGGAGGGATTGGAGTACGATACGGAGCAACGCAGCTGTGACTACGACTACCTCGTCCGTTGCTCGGTGGATGGCCGGGTACAAGTGCAGCAGGCAAACTACGGTTTCGAAATGCCGCTGGAGCAGCTCGTACTAAATCGTCCCACCTGGAACGATCTCCAGGAACAGCGCATTGAAGACCCGGCCCCACAGTACAAACCGGCCGTCAGTGTCGTTGATGCTCGGTGCCCCCGCACGGATGATCCGATGAAACCGATCCATCTGACGCGCACGGGCAACTGCAGCAAATTCATGAAGTGTTTCGGAGGTCGTGCCTACGAGATGGACTGCCCGGCCGGTCTGGAGTTCGATGCGAAGAACAATCGTTGCGACTACCCTGCACTAGCCCGGTGCAGCCATCTGTGA
- the LOC128718450 gene encoding peritrophin-1-like: MKVFVVLAAIVAAVAAAPQYPEMSYNAYNMPMPQEPRYEAYNAQPQYESQYQYQPQYQSQSQSEQLTADGYKIVPGVVDARCPRADDPMKPVHLVVNGNCGKFMKCFGGRAYEMDCPAGLEFGAKVNRCDYPALAQCSRF, translated from the exons ATGAAGG TCTTCGTCGTTCTCGCTGCCATCGTTGCTGCCGTTGCCGCGGCCCCACAGTACCCCGAAATGTCGTACAACGCGTACAACATGCCAATGCCGCAGGAGCCCCGTTACGAGGCGTACAATGCTCAGCCACAGTACGAGTCCCAATACCAGTACCAGCCGCAGTATCAGTCGCAGTCGCAGAGCGAACAGCTGACCGCCGATGGTTACAAAATCGTCCCCGGTGTCGTTGATGCCCGCTGTCCCCGTGCTGACGACCCGATGAAGCCGGTCCATCTGGTGGTGAACGGAAACTGTGGCAAGTTCATGAAGTGCTTCGGTGGCCGTGCCTACGAGATGGACTGCCCGGCCGGTCTGGAGTTCGGTGCCAAGGTGAACCGTTGTGACTATCCTGCCCTTGCCCAGTGTTCCCGCTTCTAA
- the LOC128718451 gene encoding peritrophin-1-like: MARDKEPTTAIIALCIIAGVSAQYDYNSRYEIGVPQNYYANQQYNGQYTNGQYNNGQYNYDQYNNGQYNNGQTGPTKAIPDSRCPRTDDPMRPVHLPYVGHCNKFLKCTGGMGFVMDCPAGLDFSARMNRCDYPAVAQCRN, encoded by the exons ATGGCCCGCGATAAAGAACCGACGACAG CCATCATCGCTTTGTGCATCATTGCTGGAGTTTCGGCCCAGTACGACTACAACAGCCGCTATGAAATTGGAGTTCCGCAAAACTACTACGCCAACCAGCAGTACAATGGTCAGTACACCAATGGTCAGTACAACAATGGTCAGTACAACTACGATCAGTACAACAATGGCCAGTACAACAATGGACAGACTGGACCGACTAAGGCAATCCCTGATTCTCGCTGCCCACGTACCGATGATCCGATGCGCCCGGTCCATCTGCCATATGTCGGCCACTGCAACAAGTTCCTGAAGTGTACCGGAGGCATGGGATTCGTCATGGACTGCCCGGCCGGACTGGACTTCAGTGCACGCATGAACCGTTGCGACTACCCAGCAGTTGCTCAGTGCCGCAACTAA
- the LOC128718452 gene encoding adhesive plaque matrix protein-like — MNVATPITLAVILYLVTVLEATYLERPLWVADKGRQQSLSYGNEESRLGQFQAGNEQPWIVPEPYYPQRSGPTNQEWMENQQWPLESPNAAQLVREERPPLENFVPNQGYDGWNLPDTAYEYQTKNQAQSMTNGQAQPAWMNQQQQQQQQQQVEYQKPFVSLEPSVPQAQPEPDRYEAYAQQGWNWEPKPENVQPNNYQTQFQTQENYQPYRTDSYQPKPDAEAKPETPPLNSYQSQVQAQEKYQPYRTDLDQPKPEVEVKPENTQLNNYQPQFQTQEKYQPYWTDLYQPKPDAEAKPETPQLNNYQSQFQTQEMYQPYWTDLYQPKPDAEAKPETPQLNNYQSQFQTQEKYQPYQPKPEPEILMPTNQPKPGTFMPNQPNVEPFPSNPENVQLNSSPPRPQEIQQGYNPYPPRPELYQHNPSFVEPEYQGSYYGQQFLPSFIDPEYQLQMSANKQPVQQPSKPVELPNKVRKPTNQPENQFGQAPLSNLGYYPYRSQEPWYPYQQNPTEGLQASVQQVGPEMRVGNSMSANLMPSLQGSYGPEPIVETLKPVDRTSQQQEIRKPSQPLRPEQRPNRPMEQVPEEPKYQPNRVPPTTWETQYRPQQAPVMPKPKPKPQIRPPVSEPLYNRRPETYYGANDDDDEEVVVKYEKPITRFDTRCPRDDDPAKPVHFPSATSCVKFQKCFNGIAYEMSCPPGLEFDAKSNRCDYPARARCSV, encoded by the coding sequence ATGAACGTAGCAACACCTATCACCCTCGCGGTGATACTGTATCTCGTCACCGTCCTTGAAGCCACGTACCTTGAGCGTCCACTTTGGGTAGCAGATAAAGGCAGACAGCAGTCTCTATCGTACGGAAACGAAGAATCACGTCTCGGTCAATTTCAAGCTGGAAATGAACAGCCCTGGATAGTACCGGAACCATACTATCCGCAACGCTCCGGACCAACGAATCaggaatggatggaaaatcagCAGTGGCCACTGGAATCTCCGAATGCTGCTCAATTAGTTCGTGAAGAACGTCCTCCGTTGGAGAACTTCGTGCCGAATCAAGGGTACGACGGATGGAATCTGCCAGATACGGCGTATGAGTACCAAACGAAAAATCAAGCACAAAGTATGACCAACGGACAGGCACAACCTGCTTGGAtgaaccaacagcagcagcagcagcagcagcagcaggtcgAGTATCAAAAACCTTTCGTTTCGCTGGAACCATCCGTACCCCAAGCACAACCTGAGCCCGATCGCTACGAGGCATATGCTCAACAAGGATGGAATTGGGAGCCTAAGCCCGAAAATGTTCAGCCGAACAATTATCAAACACAGTTCCAAACGCAAGAAAATTACCAACCCTATAGGACGGATTCCTATCAACCTAAACCGGACGCTGAAGCTAAGCCCGAAACCCCTCCACTAAACAGTTATCAATCACAGGTCCAAGCGCAAGAAAAGTACCAACCATACAGGACGGATTTGGATCAACCTAAACCTGAAGTTGAGGTTAAGCCCGAAAACACACAGCTAAACAATTATCAACCACAGTTCCAAACGCAAGAAAAGTACCAACCATATTGGACGGATTTGTATCAACCTAAACCAGACGCTGAAGCTAAACCCGAAACTCCTCAACTAAACAATTATCAATCGCAGTTCCAAACGCAAGAAATGTACCAACCATATTGGACGGATTTGTATCAACCTAAACCAGACGCTGAAGCTAAGCCCGAAACTCCTCAACTAAACAATTATCAATCGCAGTTCCAAACGCAAGAAAAGTACCAACCATATCAACCTAAACCTGAACCTGAAATCCTGATGCCGACTAACCAACCCAAGCCAGGAACCTTTATGCCCAACCAGCCAAATGTGGAACCATTCCCATCAAATCCTGAAAATGTGCAGCTAAACTCTTCTCCACCGCGTCCTCAAGAGATACAACAAGGCTACAATCCTTACCCACCGCGTCCTGAATTGTATCAGCACAATCCGTCTTTTGTAGAGCCAGAGTATCAAGGGTCATACTATGGGCAGCAATTTTTACCATCTTTTATCGACCCAGAGTATCAGTTGCAAATGTCGGCTAATAAACAACCTGTACAACAGCCATCTAAGCCAGTAGAGCTACCTAACAAAGTGCGGAAACCAACCAATCAACCAGAGAATCAGTTTGGCCAAGCTCCTCTGAGTAACTTGGGCTACTATCCGTACCGGTCGCAGGAACCATGGTACCCGTATCAGCAGAATCCGACGGAAGGACTTCAAGCTTCTGTACAACAAGTTGGGCCAGAAATGCGTGTGGGAAATAGTATGTCCGCCAATCTAATGCCATCCCTGCAGGGTTCATATGGTCCCGAACCTATCGTCGAGACACTTAAACCCGTAGACCGTACTTCCCAGCAACAGGAAATTCGTAAACCATCGCAACCGCTCAGACCTGAACAGCGTCCAAACCGTCCGATGGAGCAAGTACCGGAAGAGCCGAAGTACCAGCCGAACCGTGTGCCACCGACGACCTGGGAAACCCAGTACAGACCACAGCAGGCTCCAGTTatgccaaaaccaaaaccaaaacctcaAATACGTCCACCGGTGAGCGAACCTTTGTACAACCGTAGACCGGAGACGTACTATGGAGctaacgatgacgatgatgaggaAGTCGTGGTTAAGTACGAAAAACCCATTACGCGTTTTGACACACGATGCCCGCGCGATGACGATCCGGCCAAGCCTGTGCACTTCCCGAGCGCAACCAGTTGCGTCAAGTTCCAGAAGTGCTTCAACGGAATCGCATATGAGATGAGCTGCCCGCCGGGGCTGGAGTTTGACGCTAAGAGCAATCGGTGTGACTATCCAGCCCGTGCTAGATGCTCGGTTTGA
- the LOC128718453 gene encoding chondroitin proteoglycan 2-like: protein MVNQHSPTVALIKEHLLAVQCSTHITLAVVVFQPLLAIVLCCVALANGETGNKFSYEDGILDVRCPQHDNAMNPVLLAIPNDCSKFQKCFNGRAFTISCPPGQEFGLQLQRCDYPVFARCQQGYVQPQPAGFSYDLGQVDTRCPRFDDPFKPTHLAHPSDCKRFFKCFDGRAFELECPRGQEWGVKLNRCDFPSMARCAIERVDKPSQVVADPKEVVAETDPKEAAVAGSGKAKEEAVEYVKPAKAAFSYNAGVNDVRCPKFDDPFRPIHLAHPTDCRKFMKCFDGRAYTIDCPIGQEFGIRINRCDYPQFAQCSLQKDRKSLRKAAAPQNDEYYYDDYYDDERIPLDSTEWTPEQREMIEGIKDGRCPPTDDPADPIHFIHPKDCGKFYKCYDGRAYLILCPAGQHWSVRYDRCDYPKVAKCTIRGN from the exons ATGGTCAACCAACATTCACCAACGGTGGCTTTGATAAAGGAACATCTGTTAGCAG TGCAGTGTTCCACTCACATAACGCTTGCTGTTGTAGTGTTTCAGCCATTGCTGGCGATAGTACTGTGCTGCGTGGCGCTTGCCAACGGCGAGACGGGAAACAAGTTTAGCTACGAGGATGGCATCCTGGACGTGCGTTGCCCGCAGCACGATAATGCGATGAATCCCGTCCTGCTGGCGATCCCGAACGATTGTTCCAAGTTCCAGAAATGCTTCAATGGACGTGCCTTCACGATCAGCTGTCCGCCGGGTCAAGAGTTTGGGCTGCAACTGCAACGCTGCGACTATCCCGTATTTGCGCGCTGCCAGCAAGGCTATGTGCAACCGCAACCGGCCGGATTCAGTTACGATCTCGGCCAGGTTGATACGCGCTGTCCCCGGTTTGACGATCCGTTCAAGCCGACTCATCTTGCTCACCCTTCCGACTGCAAGCGATTCTTCAAGTGTTTCGACGGTCGAGCGTTTGAGCTCGAGTGCCCGAGAGGCCAGGAATGGGGCGTGAAGCTAAACCGCTGTGATTTTCCGTCTATGGCACGCTGCGCGATCGAGCGTGTCGATAAACCGTCCCAAGTCGTGGCAGACCCAAAGGAAGTCGTCGCAGAGACGGACCCCAAGGAGGCAGCTGTTGCAGGTAGTGGGAAGGCCAAGGAAGAGGCTGTAGAGTACGTCAAACCAGCAAAGGCTGCATTTAGCTACAATGCCGGTGTGAATGATGTGCGCTGCCCCAAGTTCGATGACCCGTTCCGTCCAATCCATCTTGCGCATCCAACTGATTGCCGCAAGTTCATGAAGTGTTTCGATGGTCGCGCGTACACCATCGACTGTCCGATCGGGCAAGAGTTCGGCATCCGTATCAACCGTTGCGATTATCCCCAGTTCGCACAATGTTCTTTACAAAAGGATCGCAAAAGCCTACGCAAGGCAGCTGCGCCACAGAACGATGAATACTACTACGATGACTATTATGACGATGAGAGAATACCGCTCGATTCGACCGAATGGACACCGGAGCAGCGCGAAATGATCGAGGGCATCAAGGATGGGCGCTGCCCACCGACCGACGATCCGGCAGATCcgattcatttcattcaccCGAAGGATTGTGGCAAGTTCTACAAGTGCTATGACGGGCGCGCCTATCTGATCCTGTGCCCGGCCGGGCAGCACTGGAGCGTACGGTACGATCGGTGCGACTACCCGAAGGTGGCAAAATGTACCATTCGTGGTAACTAA
- the LOC128710327 gene encoding allatotropins-like, producing the protein MMKLSIYKLLLFVVLTTVMLCCQTSEAGPARQLASLAARASKIPRSIRAPFRNSEMMTARGFGKRRAPIGVNYGSGRAAHHTLSPGDGETVTWAEEKHDIGKLMEDLASLDQNEPQQQQQTQQLIVGEQESSFPLEWFANEMSTNPALAKSILQRFVDTNRDGLLETNELMPGAAANGNDIAELF; encoded by the exons ATGATGAAACTGTCAATCTACAAACTGCTACTGTTTGTGGTCCTCACAACGGTGATGCTCTGCTGCCAAACGTCTGAGGCAGGACCCGCCCGTCAGCTTGCCAGCCTGGCAGCAAGAGCCTCCAAGATTCCACGATCGATACGGGCCCCATTCCGGAATTCGGAAATGATGACGGCGCGTGGTTTCGGCAAACGTCGGGCACCGATCGGTGTGAACTACGGTAGTGGCCGGGCGGCACATCACACCCTGTCACCCGGAGACGGCGAGACAGTGACCTGGGCCGAGGAAAAACATGACATTGGCAAGCTGATGGAAGATTTGGCGAGCCTCGATCAGAACgagccacagcagcaacagcagacgcAGCAATTGATTGTAGGCGAGCAAGAAAGCAG CTTCCCGTTGGAGTGGTTTGCAAACGAGATGTCAACCAATCCGGCATTGGCCAAATCGATCCTGCAACGCTTCGTCGACACTAACCGCGATGGACTGCTCGAAACGAACGAGCTGATGCCCGGTGCTGCGGCAAACGGTAACGATATTGCTGAGCTGTTCTAA
- the LOC128707747 gene encoding dimethyladenosine transferase 1, mitochondrial produces the protein MSASTKIPRALTSSGIRLPPLPTIRDLVKLYQLRAIKQLSQNFLMDERLTDKIVRAAGNIRDHYVLEVGPGPGGITRSIIRKNPRHLVVVEKDRRFLPTMEMLAEVTQPFMRMDIVQGDILDYRIENAFPDCTQHDWMEKNRAPVHLIGNLPFAISTRLLINWLRDMSLRTGAWSYGRASLTLTFQKEVAERIVAPILSDQRCRLSVMNQIWSTPDLRFMISGRAFVPKPEVDVGVVTIVPLQTPLTQVHFDTVEKVIRHIFSMRQKYCRRGVSNLYPPTVREELTERTFKRAEVDPLARSFQLSVAECLRIVEAYDDLVRQYPEIASYDYRAPKVKGTALNSDGQDSETER, from the coding sequence ATGTCTGCATCTACGAAAATACCGAGGGCCCTAACATCGTCCGGTATCCGGCTGCCGCCCCTTCCGACCATCCGCGATCTGGTAAAGCTCTACCAGCTACGTGCCATCAAACAGCTGTCGCAGAATTTTCTCATGGACGAACGGTTGACGGATAAGATCGTGCGAGCGGCCGGCAACATACGCGACCATTACGTGCTCGAGGTAGGACCCGGCCCGGGCGGTATAACTCGTTCGATCATACGTAAAAATCCCCGGCATCTGGTGGTGGTCGAAAAGGATCGTCGTTTTTTGCCCACGATGGAAATGCTGGCCGAAGTAACGCAACCGTTTATGCGGATGGATATCGTACAAGGCGACATACTGGACTACAGAATCGAGAATGCCTTTCCCGACTGTACGCAGCACGATTGGATGGAAAAGAATAGGGCGCCGGTACATTTGATAGGAAACCTTCCATTCGCTATCTCCACGCGGTTGCTGATCAACTGGCTGCGAGACATGAGCCTTCGGACTGGTGCTTGGTCATACGGACGGGCCAGTTTAACACTTACCTTTCAGAAAGAGGTGGCCGAGCGAATCGTGGCCCCAATTCTGTCCGACCAACGGTGCCGCTTATCGGTAATGAACCAAATCTGGAGTACTCCAGACCTGCGGTTCATGATATCGGGACGCGCTTTCGTGCCGAAACCGGAAGTGGACGTAGGGGTGGTAACGATTGTTCCGTTGCAAACACCCTTAACGCAAGTTCATTTCGACACGGTAGAAAAGGTGATCAGACACATATTTTCTATGCGGCAAAAGTATTGTCGCCGCGGTGTGTCCAACCTGTATCCACCAACGGTGCGCGAAGAGCTGACAGAGCGGACGTTTAAGCGAGCGGAAGTTGATCCACTGGCACGTTCGTTTCAACTGTCGGTGGCCGAATGTTTGCGTATTGTGGAAGCGTACGATGATTTGGTTCGGCAATATCCGGAAATAGCCAGCTACGATTATCGTGCCCCGAAAGTCAAAGGAACCGCTTTGAACAGTGATGGACAGGATAGTGAAACGgagcgatga
- the LOC128708663 gene encoding cytochrome c oxidase assembly factor 3, mitochondrial — translation MSSSEGPKSEFKIEGTGRQLKKTEVDFMRLIEQQNLQRVQKLQRQRRNNKLTGIALGGTVLGIYLYSMFSVKQEKFLDDFEEPVKLEVENKAL, via the coding sequence ATGTCCTCCAGCGAAGGTCCGAAAAGTGAATTCAAGATCGAAGGCACGGGACGCCAGCTGAAAAAGACGGAAGTTGACTTTATGCGGCTGATTGAGCAGCAGAATCTGCAGCGTGTTCAAAAGCTACAGCGCCAGCgacgcaacaacaaactcaCCGGCATCGCCCTCGGTGGTACGGTGCTCGGAATTTATCTTTACTCGATGTTTTCCGTGAAGCAGGAGAAGTTCCTGGATGATTTTGAAGAACCAGTCAAGCTAGAGGTGGAAAACAAGGCACTGTAA